In Populus alba chromosome 1, ASM523922v2, whole genome shotgun sequence, a single window of DNA contains:
- the LOC118038169 gene encoding uncharacterized protein, whose protein sequence is MAALLESLTVPPLTFPKPKPTTTTPLSAFASPIHRRSLRLPHVKGLKLSFNSSTINRSPGSFVTLTSSRLSRGGRIVCEAQETAVEVASVTDATWKSVVLESESPVLVEFWAPWCGPCRMIHPIIDELARQYTGKLKCYKVNTDDCPSIATQYGIRSIPTVIIFKNGEKKEAIIGAVPKTTLTTAIEKFL, encoded by the exons ATGGCTGCTCTTCTCGAATCCCTCACCGTTCCTCCTCTCACCttccctaaacctaaacctactACTACTACACCTCTCTCCGCTTTTGCTTCACCTATTCACCGGAGATCCCTTCGTTTACCACACGTCAAAGGCCTCAAGCTCTCCTTTAATTCGTCGACTATAAACCGCTCTCCTGGATCGTTCGTGACTCTCACCAGTTCCAGACTCTCTCGTGGTGGAAGGATTGTTTGTGAGGCGCAGGAGACTGCTGTCGAAG TGGCTTCTGTAACGGATGCAACATGGAAGTCAGTGGTGCTCGAATCGGAATCCCCTGTGCTGGTTGAATTCTGGGCCCCATGGTGTGGTCCGTGCCGGATGATTCACCCTATAATCGATGAACTGGCCAGGCAATATACTGGTAAGCTCAAATGTTACAAAGTTAACACTGATGATTGCCCTTCCATTGCAACGCAATATGGGATTCGAAGCATCCCCACTGTTATCATCTTTAAAAATGGTGAGAAGAAAGAGGCGATTATCGGTGCTGTTCCCAAAACTACCTTAACCACCGCGATTGAGAAATTCTTGTAA